GCCGGGTGCAACTGGAGGCCCGCGAGCGCGGCCGCACCTATCACCTGCCCTCGCAGCTGGCGCAGCTAAGACGCGACTTGGAGTACAAGCTGCGCAGCATCTTCCGGCCCCGCACCACCGGCATCAAGGCGGACTGGGTCTACGAATACGACGCACGCAAGTTCGCCGGACAGTGAGGCCAGACCATGACACGAAACAACAGACCCTATCGCATCGGTCAGATCGTACCTAGTTCCAACGTTACCATGGAGACCGAGATCCCGACGCTACTGCGGGCTCGCGAAAGCGTGGGCGAGGAACGCTTCACCTTTCACTCTTCGCGCATGCGCATGCAGCACGTCACGCTATCAGGTGCTTACTGAGGACAGATCATGACGGCAGACAATAAGGACAATCAGGTCCGCGGATACAATGTCCACGCCAACGGTATCCGACAGCACCTGATCCACCATCCCGGCCCAGGTCCGCAGATGCTGCTCATTCCCGGGATTACATCGCCTGCCATCACTTGGGGCTTCGTCGCCGAACGGCTGGCCGAGCACTTCGACGTGCACGTGCTCGACGTGCGCGGCCGGGGTCTGAGCGAAGCAGGCGATCTGGACTATTCGCTCGATACGATGGCCGCCGACGCGCTGATGGTGATTGCAGCGGCCGGACTCGAATTGCCGATCGTGCTCGGGCATTCGATGGGCGCACGCACGGCGATCCGGGCGGCGCAGATAAATTCCGCACCGATCGGGCAGCTGGTGCTGGTCGACCCACCAGTATCGGGGCCGGGACGGCGCGCTTATCCTTCGCCCTGGAGTTGGTACGAAGACTCGATCCGGCTGGCCGAGAGGGGCTGTTCGGGTGAGGAAATGCGCAAGTTCTGCCCGACTTGGAGCGACGAACAGAACGCCCTGCGTGCCGAGTGGCTGCATACCTGTCAACTTGATGCGATCCGTACCGCCTACGATGGCTTCCACAGCGACGACATCCATGCCGACCTGCCCAAGATCACGCTACCGATCCGCCTAGTCGTTGCCGGTGGCGCTCCGGTGATTGAGCCCAAGGACGTAGCGGAAATCCAGACGCTGGCACCGCAAACCGAGATTCGGACCGTCGAAGGGGCCGGTCACATGATCCCATGGGACGACCTCGAAGGCTTCCTCGACGCAGTCATGGACCTGGAGCCCCATTGAACCCTGGCTTTGCAGACAAGCCTAGCGGCACTTGACCAAAAACAATGAGGAACTACCAATGGATCAAGCAAGCTTTACCGAGATCTGCCTGCATCAATTGAAAATGTCCGGCGTACATGAGAGTGAGAAGCTCGTCGTGCTAACGCAGGGCAACGAGAGGCTCGATTACGCCGACGCCTTCATGGCGGCGGGCCAACGCCTGGGCGCCAACATGTACCACATGCGGCTGCCAGCGCCGCTACCCAGCGGCGGTTGGAAAGTCGGCGTCACCGGACTGGCGGCGTTGCCCGAGGCGGTCGAGGCGCTGAAGCAATGTGACATGCTTATCGACTGTATCTTCCTGCTGTTCTCGCCGGAGCAGTTCGCGATTCAGGAAGCGGGCACGCGGATTCTCACCGCGGTCGAACCGCCCGAACTGCTGGCACGCATGCTGCCTTACCCCGAACTGCGCGAGAAGGTCGAGATCGGCGCTGAACTCCTGTCGCAGGCCAAGACTATGCGGATCACTTCACCGCACGGCACGGACGTGACCTATAAGCTCAATACCTATCCCACCATCGCCGAATACGCCTGTACTGACACGCCCGGGCGCTGGGACCACTGGCCCTCGGGCTTCGTCTTTACTGGCGGCGACGATGACGGCGTGGACGGCCAGATCGTTGTAGCACCGGGCGATATTCTGCTGCCCCAGAACATGTACGTGCGCGAGCCGATCACCTACACCATCGAAAAAGGCTGGATCACTGACATTCGCGGTGGTCTCGATTCGGAGCTGGTGAAATCTTATATGGACGCCTTCAACGATGAACGTGGCAAGGGCATGAGCCATGTCGGCTGGGGCATGAATCCGCAGGCCAAGTGGCACGGCATGACGCCCGGCGCCTTTCCCGGCGGCATGGGCATGGAGCCGCGCAGTTTCTACGGCAATGTGATGTTCTCGACCGGTCCCAATAACGAGCTGGGCGGGTCGAACGATACCCCTTGCCATCTCGATATTCCAATGCGTAATTGCTCACTTTTCCTCGATGATGAGCCGATCGTGATCGATGGCGATATCGTCGTCAAAGAGATGCAGATGGCACGGGCCTAATTCCCTGGGGCCGATCCGCTCGTTTCTCTTGGATCGCCCGTCTTTTTTTAAGGGGTATCAGATGTCGCAAGAAAAGATCTATAGCGCCGCAGGTTTCGGCTCCCCAGTCCCGCGCGGGAGCCGACCGGCGATCATTGTGGTGGATTTTACCTATGGGTTCACCGACACGCAGTACCCGACTGCCACTAATATGCATGCTCAGATCACCGCGACGCGTATGCTGAGTGATGCGGCGCGTGCGAAGGGTTTTCCAGTGATCTATACCACCATCTCTTATCATCCCGATGAGCTGGACAAACTGCCCTGGCTGAAAAAGGCTACCGGCATGGCCGCGCTAGTCGAGGGCATGCGTCTGGTCGAGGTGGATGCGTCCACCGGTATTCAGCCTGAAGATATGATCGTGACAAAAAAAGGCGCTTCGGCTTTTTTTGGAACCTCACTCGCCGCGTTGCTGACCGGAGCCAAGGTCGATACATTGATCGTGACCGGCGCCACCACCTCGGGCTGCGTACGCGCTACCGTGGTCGACGCGGTCCAATCCGGCTTCAACGTTCTGGTGCCGCACGACTGCTGCGCCGATCGGGCCACGCCACCGCACGAGGCCAATCTCTACGACATGCATCAGAAATACGCCGACGTGACAGATGCCGATGATCTTCTCGCTTGGCTACGTTCGCTCGTGGACCAATCCGCTCCAGTCGAGCACAGCGGAGAGACTTCGGCATGAGCCATTTTCCCAAATGGCCGCACGTTTGCGCGGTAACGGTGTTATCCGATCTGCAGTGGTCCTCGAGCGACTGTACCAATGGAAATCCACTACCTGGTGGCGATATTGGGCTCAACCATCCTTGGTCCACTGATGATGCGTTTCGACCCAACTCTAGAGATCCTGTGCCACCTGGCTGACCGAGAAGCGGGTCGGCCGGTAGAATACTGGTGGCTGGTCGCGTGACCAGCGGCTATGTACACGCCAGCGTAGTTGATGCCATGCCTTATGGCTTCTATAAGATCTTATTATCAGAAAGCGCCTGACAGCCGACCATTTAACTTCTAACACAGAGTATTCACGTGCCTACTACAGCCAAGAAAAAACGGCCAGGACGGCCAGCGGGGCAGACTCAACTTCGCGAACAGATCCTCGACGCAGCGGAGGTGCTGTTTGCCGAACAAGGTTATGCCGGTGCTTCCTTGCGTCATGTTGCACAAGCAGTCGACGCCACAACCGCACTAATTACTTATTATTTTAATTCTAAGGAAAACCTTTTTCGCGAAGTTTTCATGCGCAAGGGCTGCGAAGTTGCCGATGCACGAATGGAAGCTCTCAAGCTTCTTCAGGCATCTAGCCGCATCCCCACCGTCGATGAGCTAGTCAGAGCTTTTCTGTCTCCGTCGATTCAACTGAGGAAAACCAATCAAGGTCGTGCCTTTCTTCGTCTGCATTCTCGGTTGCACATGGAACCGGAACAATTTTCTTTCGAACTTCGACGTCAGGTCTACGACAAATCTACCCATGCTTATGCAAAAGCATTCCAACAAGCTTTGCCGGAATTAGATGAAATCATTGTTATGAAGAGAATGTCTTTTATTATCGGAGCGTATCTCTATGCGTTTTCTGATACGAATCGAATGGATGAGTTGATCCCCAATATCAGCAAATCCAAGAGTATCGATATCGAATTAAATGAAATAGTCCAATTTGCAACAGCAGGTATGCTTGGGGCAACCCGCTTAGGCTCTGAAGGGGATGAGTAGAGTTAACCTTAATTGCATATGTAACGAGGCATACCATCCATGCTTCGTTATAGCCGACAATGGCCCGGCAATGAAAAAGCGTGAAGAAGCCAAGCCCAAGCGAGCCTCACGGGTGGCAACAGCACTCAACACAGCCGCATGCCCAGCAGCAACATGCCGGCATCCGCCATCTGCCACCCCCACCACGCCAGCGCCAATGCACCGGCAGTGAGCGTGGCGGCGGCCAGCCGAACGAGACGCGCCTGGCTCATGCCTGCACCTCAGTGGGCGTGGG
This DNA window, taken from Halomonas sp. TA22, encodes the following:
- a CDS encoding alpha/beta fold hydrolase — translated: MTADNKDNQVRGYNVHANGIRQHLIHHPGPGPQMLLIPGITSPAITWGFVAERLAEHFDVHVLDVRGRGLSEAGDLDYSLDTMAADALMVIAAAGLELPIVLGHSMGARTAIRAAQINSAPIGQLVLVDPPVSGPGRRAYPSPWSWYEDSIRLAERGCSGEEMRKFCPTWSDEQNALRAEWLHTCQLDAIRTAYDGFHSDDIHADLPKITLPIRLVVAGGAPVIEPKDVAEIQTLAPQTEIRTVEGAGHMIPWDDLEGFLDAVMDLEPH
- a CDS encoding leucyl aminopeptidase, with product MDQASFTEICLHQLKMSGVHESEKLVVLTQGNERLDYADAFMAAGQRLGANMYHMRLPAPLPSGGWKVGVTGLAALPEAVEALKQCDMLIDCIFLLFSPEQFAIQEAGTRILTAVEPPELLARMLPYPELREKVEIGAELLSQAKTMRITSPHGTDVTYKLNTYPTIAEYACTDTPGRWDHWPSGFVFTGGDDDGVDGQIVVAPGDILLPQNMYVREPITYTIEKGWITDIRGGLDSELVKSYMDAFNDERGKGMSHVGWGMNPQAKWHGMTPGAFPGGMGMEPRSFYGNVMFSTGPNNELGGSNDTPCHLDIPMRNCSLFLDDEPIVIDGDIVVKEMQMARA
- a CDS encoding isochorismatase family protein; this translates as MSQEKIYSAAGFGSPVPRGSRPAIIVVDFTYGFTDTQYPTATNMHAQITATRMLSDAARAKGFPVIYTTISYHPDELDKLPWLKKATGMAALVEGMRLVEVDASTGIQPEDMIVTKKGASAFFGTSLAALLTGAKVDTLIVTGATTSGCVRATVVDAVQSGFNVLVPHDCCADRATPPHEANLYDMHQKYADVTDADDLLAWLRSLVDQSAPVEHSGETSA
- a CDS encoding TetR/AcrR family transcriptional regulator translates to MPTTAKKKRPGRPAGQTQLREQILDAAEVLFAEQGYAGASLRHVAQAVDATTALITYYFNSKENLFREVFMRKGCEVADARMEALKLLQASSRIPTVDELVRAFLSPSIQLRKTNQGRAFLRLHSRLHMEPEQFSFELRRQVYDKSTHAYAKAFQQALPELDEIIVMKRMSFIIGAYLYAFSDTNRMDELIPNISKSKSIDIELNEIVQFATAGMLGATRLGSEGDE